The genomic segment TAATGAATGTCCAAATTTATTGATGCCATTCAGGTGACAGTTTTGTTCAGGTCGTTTATGTCGACAATCTGAGGAGAATTTCTCTCTGCCACTCTCTCTGTTTGCTAAATCAAGAAcaatatcaataaaattaccGAACAAGATGTCATAACTAAAAACCCATACAaggcacacacaaacagaagACACACATTTAGAAATTAAATTGcaataatttgaaaacaaaGCCCTACACACACCCACAGAGATATTTAATGAGTGCGTTGGCTTGAAAGGAGTAAGCTGCCAAGTAAATGGATGTTTATTATGAAAggacacagcagcagcagcagtacaTACTGTAATAGCAATACAAAtgtcctgctgctgttgctactgacgatgatgatggccATAATAATGCTCCTAATCAGGAGCGTCTACAGCAAACGGGGGTTTTGACTTGTAGTGCTTAAGCCATGGAACAGATCGAACGAGAAGACGTTGCTATTGAGAGttcaaaaatgttgtaaaCTTTAAAACATCAAACAATAACTAAGTATGTTCCAATCATAACATAAATGTATTTTCTATCATATAAATAAGCATAAACGACTTACCAGTCTATCGCTCTACTCCATTTCTTGTCTATAATCCTTGCAGTTGTTGCTAAGAGTTAACGAATAAAGTGGATATTAGAATTTGCCGTCatctttttgcttttaaaaATAGTAAATAACATTTATAATCAGACTGTAATATACAAAGTTAGACACAAAAGATGATTACACTTAGAAGACGTTGAGAGTATTACAGTATTCATCAAAGATTTTAAGCCTTATTTATGCAATCTTTACCTTTTTATTGTCTTACAAATCGTATAGGAACGTGGTCcaaagaaaacattattttaGCGCCTCCTTTTTGTTTGAGCCACCGTAATTCTGTTTAGAAGTCCACCTCCGCCTATGATAATGCATATAGCTCCCAGCAGGCTTGTCtaagtgtgtatgtatgtatgtgtttgtcttTTGTGGCAACTATGGCCTGTGGCATAACCATAATGCTTGGCAGCAGTCCAACTGTGAAGCATCCTTCAGGCTGATGATGTTGCCGATGCTGTTGTTACTTCCATTGCTTTTCCTCTAACCGTTGTTGCTACTACTACCGTTACTGTTGTTGTCATATTATATTGTTGCCACAGTTACTGCTGCTCCAATTGCAATTTTGCGTCATATTGTTTGCTGATTTTGTTTCGGGTCTAAAAATAAACAGACCCAACAACTGTAATGCTCCTGTTGTTGTCAGAGAAAAGGACACAAAAATTCTGCAAAGGACCTGCTCtcccacacgcacacacaaaacCAGCCAACCAATCAGGCAATGGCCGCTTTTGCTAATGATAAGCCTTGTTATACCCTTCGCACACACAAAGAGAGtacatatacttatacttGATCAGCTTGATAGAGATGTGTACGAATATGAAAGAGAATTTACATCTCCGCTTGTAATTGAAAGCAATTCAAggttattaaaacaaaatcgGATTTTCTATAACCGATTTTCGAAATCACTTAAGCCACAGAGATCgcttaatttttctatatatctGGGGCTAGAATTTTCAAACCTTAACTAAGCTAAACTACcgaattcaaaatttgtttgaacAGAAAATATCTAACCGAAATTTTTAGAGTATAAAATTTGTCGCCATTGCCTTAGGTCGAATATCTCGCTTTCGGtctctgtttgttgttgctgacgGCATCCTGTGGTTGCCATAAAATCATTATGATTGCGTATTATACTGtcattgattttaattttaattttaatgttgaATTTATCAGCTGggccattgttgttgctttccACCATTGGTCTGTCTAATGCGCTTAAATGAGCATTTATTATGCTTGGGCGAGTTTTCAACTTGGCCACAAAGTAAACACAGTCGTTTTAATGAGTTAATTAAGATTTGTGCATGATTTGTTGTTGGAAAaattatactatatatattcgtattTTCAGTGGAGACCTACTAATACTTCTTGTGTATAAAGGTTTTTTTAATTGCCGATTCATTTCATTGCACTTAATGTTATAACTCACTTTTTAATCCAAAAAGggcaaccaaaaagaaaagaacatcAACGCAAAAATGATGTGATAGAGTTTTtattgtgtatatattttatatatattatagttAAAATTAAGtgttgaacattttttttttcaattatttccatttttgttttgttttgtttaacgCAACGCACAAAGAAAATTGTTCAAGCCAACATTAAATTATGGATGTATATATTAATTCCGTACCgataattgtaaaaaaaaaaaatatctgtatattttaattatatatatatatatatatatatatatatatatatatatatatatatatatatatgtatatatattgtatataaattgATTTAGGTTTTAAAATTAggaaaacaattatttattttatgagtTAATCTCTGCactaaacaattaaaaaggTTTTTAGCAAACTgtagttttaaaattaaaaataataatgaaattgttttttaatggaaaagtgtttctattttttttttttttttttaattttttatttgttgttctttCTTTAATAGCtactttatttgatttttaaagcTTAAAGCGCCTCAATGATTAGTATTTAGTTTTAAGATTAAGCATTTCACTTGAATTATTATTAGCTACAActaggacaaaaaaaaagagatatgAAACAGTTCATAGACTGCTCAAAAATGGATTgttcattttaattattttaaattattttatttgttttttttttttcgttttttactTGCAGAAGTGAACAAGTGTtaagtatttaattttattatacgATCCAATTAGATCTAGAATTAAATTAGTTATGTATATATCCCATACagttatataaaaatatataaattttatataatgagttgatttggttttttttttgtttgttttgttttttttttttgcaatttttaattgtgtttttgttttgtttctcgcgatttgaaatgtttcaattgcttaattaattaaattgtgtgttttttaagattaatttttaatgagCAGAAACTCAAAAATATGTCAGAATGCTTTGCATGCTTTTCCATTTACAAAATCAACCTTATTGCCGAATAagtttcaatatatatatatcgaatttttatgtatatttatatatgcatatgtaagTGTGTGCGTTAAGTACACGCCGCTTTCATTCATTTGCagaaatttgattaaaaaaattaatttaagtagcggaatttatttataattttcgccttaacaaaaaaaaacaaaaaaaaaataattgtatatttaattaatttaaatctACTGTACTTGTTCTCAATTCCAATACCGTGATATCTGACAAATTTCCACTTGGATACCCTTCACATATTATATACACTTTATCAGCCCTGATGTGAAAGGCTTTTCTCTTTTACTTAGTGATATAATCAATCGATCAAATTCGATCGATTGATACACCGCAAGACAGACTCAAGACAGAAGAACATAGATAATCCTTAAACTTGATATATGTAAAACTTTTATTAGAATGATTGGCCCAACAACTTGCAATGATACGATGACTATATAGTACAGATCCCATGGGAATGATTGCTTAAACGATTTGATAAGCACACTTAAATTCTCATATAAGGTGTTATTTGTTCTcactttcttttatttcagATGATTCTGTGTAGAACTCAGTAAATTTGTCGCAATACTACAATATTGGAGACCTCGAACAAGGCACATTTATACTTTTCTTTCATCTAATTGGCTTAAAAAGgcttgaaatgaaattgatctgcagtttaaaattaatttaattaactttactttaatttaatttaatttagttgTGTGATTTTCCATctacttctttttttcttctttttattttaaaggCGTTTTCTTTCCTTGCAGGAAATactttttcaaattgttttcttttgttaattttattcttttttttgtgtgtgtgtgtgtgtgtgttgttgttgttgttttttaattttgcttatacttttaaaatgtttaaattatatttcattttaaatagaacttaaaacaaaattcttgAATGTGTTTTACTTGATTTTCGTCATTACTTAACTTTATGTTTTCCAAATCCGTTTCAACTCTtgctctctctatctttctcttgTGCTCTCTCTTGCTTTCGttagatacatatattcttccttttttattttcctttttttttgttttgttttttttttttagttagaTTTCACTCGcattattttcaaattggaaTGACCTTAATTAGAAACAtgtacttttttctttttctttcatttatgttttttgttttcattttatcGAGCTTTACAAcgttttggcttttgtttattagtttttgttttgtttaatgattTATTCCTTTGTGTtatgcatttaaaaaaaaaattatgttttttcttgttttggtgttttttttttctttgtcgTTCTACGAGGGTCGCTCAATTAGCAGCGAGCTTAGCAAAGTTCAACCAATGCTAAGGGCTGACTATCATTAGATGAGCATCACTTAAACCTGGACTAGTCAATATTTTTCCATTATAGTTTTAGTTCGGAAAACACTTTGAACGATAAAGATTATGCTATCAGACGAGGAAACAGTAAAACTAGCGGACTTGATCACGTACATCATAATTTAAGCTCGGACAAAGGACAACTATGACTTACTTGCATCGCGCAATCTTTGAGCTATCGGACGAGTGTCTACCACATACATAAAGGATTGACTGATGTTTGAACTATATAGATATTTGTCGAAGTACTTACTGAATGATCCTCGCTTATGGGGATATGGAAGCAgatgtagtagtagtagtagaagcAGCAGGTATGTTGTTGTAAGTGAGTATGTGGGAGTGTTTTATATGAgtgtgtttgttgtgtgtATTTGGAGTGTTCTCCCGGCAATTTGgcttgcgtttttttttttttttttttggaaatagtaaagttttgcaatttttgttttgttgtttttttaactaacattcaaatgttttaaatgcatttagaaaataataaataggATTTTGTATGAAcgaattctttttttttttatacaggaattgttgttgtttggtgttggagttgttgttgttgtttgtttgttgagAAAAGTGAGCACCACCCGGGCGAATGTGGTGTTGATGGtgtttgtggtttttaatGATTATGGTTATTCAGTTCAGACAGTAAAATCTGTTGCCCAGTTCATTTTATAGTCATCCATATTGAATAGATCAAAGATATCCCCGCTGGCATTGAAGGCATCCACTGGTCCCTGGACTGTGCTGCTATTGCTACTGCTACTGCCACCGGCAACATTGCCAACAATGCTATTGGCCATACTGGATACATACTCATTAGTATGTGGCCCAGCCTGAGGTTGACTCACCGCCTGCATGAACGAATTAAGAGTACTCTCGAAATCGTCACAGTCCATGGGTGTGCCATTAAAATGACCGTTGACAACTGGGCCCGTGTCCACAGAGCCATTGCAGGTGGAACCATTACCGTTGTTAgagttgctgttgccgttgccgccAACGACGACGCCGACACCGACTCCGACGCCATTGCCACCAGTGACATGTTGACTCAATTGGGCCACAAAGCTATCCGCATCGAAGTCAACATCGTTTCCAGCATTATTATTGAGGAGCACACTATCCGGACTATTGGCATCGAGCAGTTCATTGATTGAGGGCTGCAGACTGGGATTGAGATCGCGTCGCATATTATTATTGCCCTTGGACGAAGATGACATGGAGGTGTTGGCCGTTGTATTGCTAGTGCAATAATTATTTGAATCATCACCAATATCCATTTCAAGCTGCTGTGACATGAGCTCCAATAGTTCATATTCATCGAAATGATTGATTTTGGCATCCGATAGACTcgattgttgctgctgttgttgttgtggttgttggtggtggtgatgttgttgctgttgttgttggccgCTTTGCTGCTGAGATGGCTTATCGTTGATACATTTGGGCGGCGTACTACTGGGCGGGGGCGTGGCATGATGCTGTTCAAGAAAAATGTCCAGAGTTTTAGCAACACTTTCAGCATCCTGCAACGGCGATGAAACCATATCTATGCTGTCAATGAAACCATGAGcagtcgttgttgttgttgtggttgctggtgctgctgaTGTCGCTGCTGATGACGCCGGCTGACCAAATCCCTGACTCTCATTAGTGTCCATGGCTATATCTAGGCCCGTCATTATTGCCGATGACGACTGAGGCGTGGCTGGTGCCTCTAACTTTGGTACAAGAGGAACAATGCTGGCCCCACCGGCAGCTATTGTCGGAGTTCTGCCGTTGAACATGGTTAGCTCGGGCAGCAACGGTGTCAGCGGCGTGATCGGCTCAAGGGCTGCACTTTCGGGCAATTCGCCCTGCTGGATGAGTATGTCCAAAACATCGCTTACCTGTTCGGATTTGATGCCGGCACTTGATTTGCGTTTAACatgttgctgatgatgatttGATGCTGTTGCCGTTAATGGTGGCGGTGCGGGTGAGGAAGCCAAGGCAGGTGGGGCCGGGGACTGAGCTGGCTCTTCCTTGATCTTCACCAGCGGATGCATACCCAAGGCAGCTGCCTTATTAGCCGCTAATTGTTTGGTGGCCTCTTCATATTGCGGTGGTGGTTGACTTGAGGCTGGCTTTATGTCCAATTGGATCAAGTGTTGCTGCTGTGGTTGCTGCTGGAAGTGCTTGGTCTCAATGGGAAAAACAATGCTTGGTAGTGAATTTGTGCGCTGATGACCATTTAAAAGCTTCTTGGCAACTGTTGCTGACGGCATTGTAGttactgctgttgctggtaattgtgaagttgttgttgttgctgtcaaGCTAATATTGCCCAGCGTATGAGCTGTCATATGCTGATCATTGAGTCCAAGAAGAAATATGGTTTGATTTCCTTCATTCCATACTAGGCCCACATTGTtgtgatgttgttgctgttgctgttggttaGAGGGTGTGactactgttgttgttgttggtgttgttgctactgctgctgaTGGTTTTGTTGCTGTCTGCAAAATTGTAGTGGAAgttcctgctgctgttgtcgttGTGTTAGCAACGTTCGATTTCTTGGCTGTCGTCTTAACAGAAGGAGCAGCActgtgattgttgttgttattattattgttattattgttgttgttgttgaatgGAATGAGTACAGTTTGTGTCTTTTGGGTAAGCAGGCGCACCTGTTGCTGCtgtagctgttgttgttgctgctgtagTGCTgcctgttgttgctgtagtgctgcagctgctgctgctgccttttgcttttgtatttttgcttCCAGCTGCTGCTTAACAACcattttttgattaattgGCGGCGGATGGCTAGTATTCGTTGAGACAATTTGACTAGCGCTTGGCTGCTTCTTGATCAATCCTTGACCAATATTTTGCTGACCGCCATTGACTTTTGTGGCAGTAGCTTTTACTGCCACCTTGGCGGGAATCGATTTCTCCAATTGCTGCGGCAACACGGTCAATGTCTGCTGTGGTCCATTAGGTGTAGTTGTTATCAACGTGATCTGCTGCGAAGGTAGGGCATTTACCACCTGAGCTGTTACCgtttgatgttgctgctggtgatgttgctgttgctgctggtgttgcCTCTGGCGTATTTGCTGCAATTCTAGTTGAGATCGCTGCAATTGTCGCTGCAATTCATCAATTTTCCTTTGCTGTTCCCGCAACAATTCCTCGTTTGACAGTATTATGGTGGCAGTCTGTGGCTGTGGCGGTAATATAGTTTGCAACGTCATGGAATGGGTGGAATCCacatgttgttgctgttgctgctgctgttgcggcTGATGTTGCACCACATCCATTTGCTCGTGCTCTAGCCCTCCATCCGAAGAGGTGACCAACATGGCCATTGGCTGCGATTGATCCATTACACCGCAATTGCTGGTGTCCATGGCATCACTGATGGTTATCACTTCGGTGGTGGAGACTGGTACTACCGCATTATTGGAGCATTCAATGGCCTCCAATGGCAAATATGGTTTAAGGCGTTCAATTAACTGCGGCTTCGGTCCAGACACGGGCAAATTGCGGCGCTTGAGATGCTGTTTGAGGTCTGACACTTTCATTTTCTCTAGCCTGGTCATATCGGTGATCGAACTGGCGGTGGATTCGGCATAGCTAGTGGCCGGACTGGGTGGTATCGATGAGCTAATGGAGAGTGCCGGCGAGTGTAAAGGCGGTGGATGTTGGACAACAATCGGCGCAGTAACTGGAGCTGATATTACCACCGAACCTGTTGCTGTCGCTGTCGTCATCGTATTGGCACCCAATACTGGCACTGTTACTGGCCCTGGCACTGGCACTGTCCCGGACGCTGAACCCTGCTGCTGTGGTGTCGCTATCAACGATAAAGTTGGCGGCGAAGGTGTTGCCATGGGTGTGGGTGTTATCATGGTAGCATCACCGAAATTGAGTGGAGTTCCGCTCACGCTACTTGTTATCGATATGGTATTAGGTAGGGTGATGGGAGCAGGAGCTGGAGCCGCTTGGGATTGGGCCAGAGCGGGCACCGTTTTGGTTGTCACCGTAATGCTATTGCtggcagcaccaccaccagaaGAAGCTGCTGAAaccgttgccgttgctgctgctgttgatgctggCAATATTGATTGATGTTTGTTTAGATTCTCGAGAAACTTGAGGAGACAATTCTGTTGCTCCAACATCAATTGATAGGATGTCTCCTCCGGCTGGgtttgatcttgtttttggcCAGCAGCACTTGGTGGACCCTTGTATTCATGGAATTTGATGGTGCGCGCTTTTGAGACAGGCTTAGATTTTGATTTCTTGCGGTTCTTATCCTTACCGGGTGCATCTGACTTAACGGAGACCGGTTGTAGCTGCAGACGCGTTGTGGCAGCTGTCGGCGGTGGGGGCGAGGCAATGGAAGACAATGGACTTAGTGTGGAAGTGCTGGACGCCAGCGAACAGGGTGAGGCAAGCATGGGCAGGAAATGATTACCCAAGGGACTGGCCGTCGGACCGGCCACACTTTGGCAGAGTTCCTCAAACAGATTGGCCGTCTCCTGTTTAACCTTGATGGAGGCGGCATTTGTCTGCATGACATTGCCTATGGGCaggggtggtggtggtggaggtggTGGCACTGGTACTGGAGCCGGAAAACCCACTGTtgcagctgttgttgttgttgttgtggtcgGTTGGTGATTGGTGATCTGCTGGAGCTGCTGCGCCGTGCTAACCATCAACTGGCTACCACTACTAGCCGTGGGTATGGTCAAAGCCACCGTGACAATGCCAGCCGAAGCAGCTGCTGCCTGCAATACATCTGTTGGAGCCGACACTGGAACCGCCCCCGTCGCCATCTCATCACAACGAGGCGGCGTCTGTCGCGTATCGCTCTCCGAACTCTGTGAATCCTCATCGAAGGTGACATAGCTATGCGGATGTTGCGGACGTGTCAACAATCCCTCACTGGTGGCCTTGAACGAGACAAGTCCCTCCTTGACAATCTTCTCGATTGGTTTCTCCGTATGCAGAATGTTCTTTTTAATTAACTCCAAGGGACCAGGCCGATGTTGAATTTGAGAATTCAGTTGATCTGCCAGGCGAGCCTTCTTAAGCATACGCTGTTTCTCTGCCAAACTTGGATCGATGTGGCATTCATCTTCTTCGAGTATGTGCAGACGTTCGAGATCTTCGCGATTGGGTCTCTGTTGAATTTTGGCCTTCAGCAAATCGCTGGTCTTGGCCCTTTCCAGTTGTTTGCATTGTTCATGGATGGCGGGCGATGTTTTCAGAGCTACAAACAAACGAGAATATATATTCAAggattataaacaaaataaaaaaaagaggaagagagaaatattcatctttttttttactatttttgGCATcattattgttaatttttttttgtattttggcTTTAAGTTTACTCTGCTACTTTTagcattattttcttttttctttatttttcgttCTTTTGGATAGTCGCCCAGAAGCattctacattttttttttgccaggCAGCCAACAACTTTTCCACCCActggcaactggcaactggcGGCTGGCGGCttttgttgaaaatttatcatttaaattcaaattcgcTTTTGGCTGCGTTGAGCAGAGCATTGAATTAGTTTGTGAATTTGcgtattttgttgattttttcggcggttgcttttgcttctgcTAACGGTACGCATTTCCTTTACGCTTTGCACTCTTCGCTTGTGCATAAATTTCGCTCTcttgctctttctctctctctgtctcaaACTCTCAATGTGTATTGGGGGAAAAGCCATTGAAAATGTTTGACAATATTTGCATATCTTTTTGCCAggctttttactttttgaatttttcggttaaaaagaaaataaaagcagATGCTATCTGTGAGGTTAATGTAATTCTTAGTTGAGAGGGAAATCTATACGCACGTTTTCCCCTTCCCAaacgaaaaatgaaaacttgTAGActcctctctcttttttttcttccgtACATTTATCTAATTTTAACGGCTAACTAAATGGACAACTGTGACAATATGTCACATCCTCTGTCagatttctttttcttttacttacATGGTATGATGCCCTGCTCGACAAGTTGTGAGTGCGGCCTCCGCACCATCAGCTTCACTTTGAGCGCTGCAAAGATAGAAAATGTGTGGAAAATGTCATTAGGTTTACATTAAAGCGAAAGTAGACACAAATCCTAGTGCTCTTTGTGAAATCCTTCAATTCCTTTTCTACCCGCCATTACGATTCAAATGCTTGTGAAACACTTTTGTTTCGATGTCAGACTGAGAAGAAAGACTCATTCATTGTTCACTCTTCTTCACTCTTCTTTAAGGCTGCCTTTTGAGTCTAATATTCCCAAGTTTTGGTATACGCCTTGTATTCGAGAGAATCCAAAGCCAACAAGTTGTAGACACAAATCAAAAACCTCAAATTAGACGACCACAAAATAACATAAATTATCCAGCAATACGAAACGCGGGATAGTGGAGTCAACTCAGAAAAAGAGGGGAAAGATCAAAACATATAAAGCTCATAAAAAATTCTCCCTAACAGCTGGGGGAAAAaacaagagagaaagaaaatcaagtgaaaaactttttctgctggtttttgcctttgctctagtatttttttctttttttttttttgacaagtCAAAGCAATAAATGTCGCGCCCAACACAAAAGGCAGCTGcaaatggtaaaaaaaaaaatataacgcTCACAGAAAACCGAAAAGAAAACGCACAAATATATTAGCacaattttgaaaaagttttaatatctttatgtgtatgtgtatgtgtttctgtgtgtgtgtgtgtgtgtgggtgtgcgaGTGTGGAAGTACGTACGGGATGTTTCGAGTGTAAAGTTAGCACCCAGAGgaaaattcaatatttaagCCCAAAGCCAGAGACAGAAACCGAAACCAAAACCGAATGAAATAGAGGGAGGTGAGAACAAGAGAGAGAACTGTAACTGTAACTGAAGGGACGCCCCATGGGGCGTATGCGCAATAATCTGATTATGTTTGCAACTGTTGCGGCTAAATGACAGATTGATGTCAATTAGCCTGACATGTAGTCAATGTGAAAATACTGTTAAATAATGttaaaaaccaaatcaacAGTCAACCATAAAATGGACataagatatatgtacataaaaaaTACTTAAATTCAAACGGATTAATCTTAGCCTTTTGACAGATAATACTTTGTTCAAATTCAATTAGACCGAAAGCTCTGCTTAATCCGAAATCAACttttacaaaaacaattaactGATGCctaaattaaaaatgcaatgaacaattattattttagatTATTAACATTGTCTTAGTTCAGAAAAACCTTAAATTggtcaaaatatttatatgaaatTCGCTTTAATGCAGATGGTCAGATGGCTTTTAGTCTATGTTTGCCATATTGAGCATGCGACCTGT from the Drosophila willistoni isolate 14030-0811.24 chromosome XR unlocalized genomic scaffold, UCI_dwil_1.1 Seg105, whole genome shotgun sequence genome contains:
- the LOC6644986 gene encoding mucin-5AC — protein: MPVIVDATNNDEPPAKCCKHCEESTHSVDGGPASWRVPLDQDLLDTLKGNFPSWFKSSSTSPTAAASATAAVVGTSGIAVGSKQHLISQPKHQIVATSVIPISIDTKSTSNSNHNTLQQQQQHQLQQPQTIILGSCSSSASPASSISSISSKKSTSSSLSSCSSSSSSSSSSSSCSNSSLKSVSAATATRFLNKSTSTSPNKSLARTLKATQQKTHNSHNSQKQVGQLVKSSSLHSLSSGSSGSGCSGSGGGGSPLLATISKSPLTVELISSAACNGLLATRLSGKALEHTFQDIILLHEAFDDMSEGEQRLHATFLGSSDDGNNSDCYDARQSPPKAIVDSSPLQPAMDKNKESLKVKLMVRRPHSQLVEQGIIPSLKTSPAIHEQCKQLERAKTSDLLKAKIQQRPNREDLERLHILEEDECHIDPSLAEKQRMLKKARLADQLNSQIQHRPGPLELIKKNILHTEKPIEKIVKEGLVSFKATSEGLLTRPQHPHSYVTFDEDSQSSESDTRQTPPRCDEMATGAVPVSAPTDVLQAAAASAGIVTVALTIPTASSGSQLMVSTAQQLQQITNHQPTTTTTTTAATVGFPAPVPVPPPPPPPPLPIGNVMQTNAASIKVKQETANLFEELCQSVAGPTASPLGNHFLPMLASPCSLASSTSTLSPLSSIASPPPPTAATTRLQLQPVSVKSDAPGKDKNRKKSKSKPVSKARTIKFHEYKGPPSAAGQKQDQTQPEETSYQLMLEQQNCLLKFLENLNKHQSILPASTAAATATVSAASSGGGAASNSITVTTKTVPALAQSQAAPAPAPITLPNTISITSSVSGTPLNFGDATMITPTPMATPSPPTLSLIATPQQQGSASGTVPVPGPVTVPVLGANTMTTATATGSVVISAPVTAPIVVQHPPPLHSPALSISSSIPPSPATSYAESTASSITDMTRLEKMKVSDLKQHLKRRNLPVSGPKPQLIERLKPYLPLEAIECSNNAVVPVSTTEVITISDAMDTSNCGVMDQSQPMAMLVTSSDGGLEHEQMDVVQHQPQQQQQQQQHVDSTHSMTLQTILPPQPQTATIILSNEELLREQQRKIDELQRQLQRSQLELQQIRQRQHQQQQQHHQQQHQTVTAQVVNALPSQQITLITTTPNGPQQTLTVLPQQLEKSIPAKVAVKATATKVNGGQQNIGQGLIKKQPSASQIVSTNTSHPPPINQKMVVKQQLEAKIQKQKAAAAAAALQQQQAALQQQQQQLQQQQVRLLTQKTQTVLIPFNNNNNNNNNNNNNNHSAAPSVKTTAKKSNVANTTTTAAGTSTTILQTATKPSAAVATTPTTTTVVTPSNQQQQQQHHNNVGLVWNEGNQTIFLLGLNDQHMTAHTLGNISLTATTTTSQLPATAVTTMPSATVAKKLLNGHQRTNSLPSIVFPIETKHFQQQPQQQHLIQLDIKPASSQPPPQYEEATKQLAANKAAALGMHPLVKIKEEPAQSPAPPALASSPAPPPLTATASNHHQQHVKRKSSAGIKSEQVSDVLDILIQQGELPESAALEPITPLTPLLPELTMFNGRTPTIAAGGASIVPLVPKLEAPATPQSSSAIMTGLDIAMDTNESQGFGQPASSAATSAAPATTTTTTTAHGFIDSIDMVSSPLQDAESVAKTLDIFLEQHHATPPPSSTPPKCINDKPSQQQSGQQQQQQHHHHQQPQQQQQQQSSLSDAKINHFDEYELLELMSQQLEMDIGDDSNNYCTSNTTANTSMSSSSKGNNNMRRDLNPSLQPSINELLDANSPDSVLLNNNAGNDVDFDADSFVAQLSQHVTGGNGVGVGVGVVVGGNGNSNSNNGNGSTCNGSVDTGPVVNGHFNGTPMDCDDFESTLNSFMQAVSQPQAGPHTNEYVSSMANSIVGNVAGGSSSSNSSTVQGPVDAFNASGDIFDLFNMDDYKMNWATDFTV